The following proteins come from a genomic window of Excalfactoria chinensis isolate bCotChi1 chromosome 6, bCotChi1.hap2, whole genome shotgun sequence:
- the RPS24 gene encoding small ribosomal subunit protein eS24 isoform X2: MNDTVTIRTRKFMTNRLLQRKQMVIDVLHPGKATVPKTEIREKLAKMYKTTPDVIFVFGFRTHFGGGKTTGFGMIYDSLDYAKKNEPKHRLARHGLYEKKKTSRKQRKERKNRMKKVRGTAKANVGAGKK; this comes from the exons ATG AATGACACAGTGACCATAAGAACTAGGAAGTTCATGACGAACAGACTGCTTCAGCGTAAGCAGATG gTGATTGATGTTCTTCATCCTGGGAAGGCCACGGTCCCCAAAACAGAAATCAGGGAAAAGCTGGCGAAAATGTACAAGACAACCCCTGATGTAATATTTGTATTTGGCTTCAGAACTCACTTCGGTGGTGGCAAGACAACAGGCTTTGGCATGATCTATGATTCTTTGGactatgcaaagaaaaatgaaccaaAACACAGGCTTGCCAGG catggTTTGTATGAGAAGAAGAAGACTTCTAGGAAACAGCGGAAGGAACGTaagaacagaatgaagaaagtCAGGGGTACAGCTAAGGCAAATGTTGGTGCTGGCAAGAAG taa
- the RPS24 gene encoding small ribosomal subunit protein eS24 isoform X1 codes for MNDTVTIRTRKFMTNRLLQRKQMVIDVLHPGKATVPKTEIREKLAKMYKTTPDVIFVFGFRTHFGGGKTTGFGMIYDSLDYAKKNEPKHRLARHGLYEKKKTSRKQRKERKNRMKKVRGTAKANVGAGKKK; via the exons ATG AATGACACAGTGACCATAAGAACTAGGAAGTTCATGACGAACAGACTGCTTCAGCGTAAGCAGATG gTGATTGATGTTCTTCATCCTGGGAAGGCCACGGTCCCCAAAACAGAAATCAGGGAAAAGCTGGCGAAAATGTACAAGACAACCCCTGATGTAATATTTGTATTTGGCTTCAGAACTCACTTCGGTGGTGGCAAGACAACAGGCTTTGGCATGATCTATGATTCTTTGGactatgcaaagaaaaatgaaccaaAACACAGGCTTGCCAGG catggTTTGTATGAGAAGAAGAAGACTTCTAGGAAACAGCGGAAGGAACGTaagaacagaatgaagaaagtCAGGGGTACAGCTAAGGCAAATGTTGGTGCTGGCAAGAAG AAATGA